A portion of the Luteolibacter sp. Y139 genome contains these proteins:
- a CDS encoding alpha/beta hydrolase family protein: MKPTFMLVALLPAIAFAEPELRQGRFHTPEQAKAEMDARWQDYGTHDGWTKRAAEIRQGILEGAGLWPLPERKPPAVIRHSEQKQAGYTVENIALETAPGFYLCGNLYLPEQREKMPVVLCTHGHGPPDPLTHGRFTEAMQKRSGALARMGCAVFVYEMVGYGESAIAGWKHGVSGQELRLQLWNSIRALDFMLSLPGVDPTKVGVTGESGGGTQSFLLAAVDSRVTASMPCVQVSSWFYGGCTCESGLPIHVRPDHVANNAEIAAVMAPKPLLVISDGKDWTQNVPELELPYLKRIYTLFGKEDAVENAHFKDEGHDYGPSKRAAMYRFLAKTFALDDTKADEASVPVLPGASLRVFDENHPRPKNEVPPNSEVKLH, from the coding sequence ATGAAACCCACGTTCATGCTCGTCGCCTTGCTCCCGGCCATCGCATTCGCCGAGCCGGAACTTCGCCAAGGCCGCTTTCACACGCCGGAGCAGGCGAAAGCGGAGATGGACGCACGGTGGCAGGACTACGGCACCCACGACGGCTGGACCAAGCGGGCAGCAGAGATCCGCCAAGGCATCTTGGAAGGAGCCGGCCTCTGGCCGCTGCCGGAGCGAAAGCCGCCAGCAGTGATCCGCCATTCAGAGCAGAAGCAAGCTGGCTATACCGTGGAGAATATAGCGCTGGAAACCGCTCCCGGCTTCTACCTCTGCGGCAATCTTTACCTGCCGGAGCAGCGCGAGAAGATGCCGGTGGTTCTCTGCACCCATGGTCACGGGCCACCAGACCCTCTGACGCATGGCCGCTTCACCGAAGCCATGCAGAAGCGCAGTGGTGCCTTGGCGCGCATGGGCTGCGCGGTTTTCGTCTATGAGATGGTCGGCTACGGTGAGTCGGCCATCGCGGGCTGGAAACATGGAGTGAGCGGGCAGGAGCTGCGACTTCAACTTTGGAATTCGATCCGCGCACTCGATTTCATGCTCTCCCTCCCCGGTGTGGATCCCACAAAGGTAGGAGTGACCGGCGAATCCGGCGGTGGCACGCAGTCCTTCCTTCTGGCAGCAGTGGACAGTCGCGTCACGGCATCGATGCCCTGCGTGCAAGTGTCATCGTGGTTCTATGGCGGCTGCACCTGTGAAAGCGGCCTGCCCATCCACGTGCGTCCCGACCACGTGGCAAACAATGCCGAGATCGCCGCCGTTATGGCCCCCAAACCGTTGCTCGTGATTTCCGACGGCAAGGACTGGACCCAAAATGTCCCCGAGCTGGAACTGCCATACTTGAAGCGGATCTACACACTCTTCGGGAAAGAAGACGCAGTGGAAAACGCCCACTTCAAGGACGAGGGGCACGACTACGGCCCATCCAAGCGCGCGGCGATGTATCGCTTCTTGGCGAAGACTTTCGCCCTCGATGACACGAAGGCGGACGAGGCAAGCGTCCCGGTGCTACCGGGCGCATCGCTGAGAGTCTTCGATGAGAACCACCCTCGACCGAAGAACGAGGTGCCACCGAACTCCGAGGTGAAACTTCATTAA
- a CDS encoding histidine kinase: MTLSSSRAGALPRWLPVAFFVTWTMLAVVAVWWFALREPTSRVIFVEMGAGGSLDVSASRLLMHQQLLPWMPWLLLAPYVLWTAFRFPLFGTAKWRNGMVLLVAGALFVGLSAAFQDRAARQQPILAPMPAVETWFPPGFDKTPGGEFGIPLAREIGRDPQIELPEAFGLPPEVDPRKLPGMIFTREEMKQRIEARWAKIASRSKAALGGLAKSPGDSAILLDAFAFGALLIAAHAGIFLRTARRENERAALLDSSHAMARARALQAQLQPHFLFNTLNGIATLTRKDPERAEEMITSLSELLRIALDGERQAEIPLREELHFIDRYLDLQRMRFGERLKVEREINRDTLGLLVPALLVQPLVENAIHHGIEPRGQGGCVRITTAVEGERLVIRIEDDGVGLDPSKGGSGSGIGLASIRERLAALYPGRHAFRSEEPPGGGVRMIIELPAHTSAS, translated from the coding sequence ATGACCCTGTCTTCATCTCGCGCCGGTGCCTTGCCACGGTGGCTGCCGGTGGCGTTCTTTGTGACGTGGACCATGCTGGCTGTCGTGGCGGTGTGGTGGTTCGCCCTGCGCGAGCCGACGAGCCGCGTGATCTTCGTGGAGATGGGAGCGGGTGGCTCGCTGGATGTGTCGGCCTCGCGGTTGCTGATGCACCAGCAGCTCCTGCCGTGGATGCCGTGGCTACTACTCGCGCCGTACGTGCTGTGGACCGCGTTCCGATTTCCGCTGTTCGGAACAGCGAAGTGGCGGAACGGCATGGTGCTCCTCGTGGCGGGTGCGCTCTTCGTGGGGCTGAGTGCCGCGTTCCAAGACCGTGCGGCACGGCAGCAGCCGATCCTGGCGCCCATGCCCGCGGTGGAAACGTGGTTTCCTCCCGGCTTCGACAAGACGCCCGGTGGTGAGTTTGGCATCCCGCTGGCGCGCGAAATCGGCCGCGATCCGCAGATCGAGCTACCCGAGGCTTTCGGTCTGCCGCCGGAAGTCGATCCACGAAAGCTGCCGGGGATGATCTTCACCCGCGAGGAGATGAAACAACGGATCGAGGCGAGGTGGGCGAAGATCGCCAGCCGCTCGAAGGCCGCGCTCGGCGGGCTGGCCAAGTCGCCGGGGGATTCCGCGATCTTGTTAGATGCGTTCGCTTTCGGAGCGCTGCTGATCGCCGCTCATGCGGGGATCTTCCTGCGGACGGCGCGGCGGGAGAACGAACGGGCGGCATTGCTCGATTCCAGTCACGCCATGGCGCGGGCGCGTGCCTTGCAAGCCCAGCTCCAGCCGCATTTCCTTTTCAACACGCTCAATGGGATCGCGACGCTCACTCGGAAGGACCCGGAGCGGGCCGAGGAGATGATCACCTCGCTCAGCGAGCTGCTACGCATCGCGCTCGATGGAGAACGGCAGGCGGAGATTCCATTGCGCGAGGAGCTGCATTTCATCGATCGCTACCTCGATCTGCAGCGGATGCGCTTCGGTGAGCGGCTGAAGGTGGAACGCGAGATCAACCGTGATACGCTTGGGCTGCTGGTGCCCGCGCTGCTGGTGCAGCCCTTGGTGGAAAACGCCATTCATCACGGTATCGAGCCGCGTGGTCAGGGAGGCTGTGTGCGAATCACCACCGCGGTGGAAGGGGAGAGGCTGGTCATCCGCATCGAGGATGATGGCGTGGGACTCGATCCTTCGAAGGGCGGCTCCGGCAGTGGCATCGGGCTCGCAAGCATCCGCGAGCGGCTGGCGGCACTCTATCCCGGACGGCACGCTTTCCGCTCTGAGGAACCGCCGGGGGGCGGTGTCCGCATGATCATCGAGCTTCCCGCCCACACTTCCGCCTCATGA
- a CDS encoding LytR/AlgR family response regulator transcription factor yields MKKIRCVIVDDEELARERVRGLLGSEPDVEIAGEAADGESALAMCTELRPELLFLDIQMPRLSGFDVLEELPSDPAPAVIFTTAYDTHAVRAFEVSAVDYLLKPFKASRFKEAVARARERLASGSDGGLAQLKSHLHAVDGGPRVLVKSPERILFVRAAEIDHVEAAGNYLVLHCGSERHIVRETMAAMTGRLEPNGFMRVSRSAIINLSRLREVQPMGAGSYCVILKSGARVDMTAPLRDLQERLGAG; encoded by the coding sequence ATGAAAAAGATCCGCTGCGTGATCGTGGACGACGAAGAGCTGGCTCGCGAGCGGGTGCGTGGCTTGTTAGGCAGTGAGCCGGACGTCGAGATCGCGGGGGAAGCTGCTGATGGAGAGAGTGCCCTGGCCATGTGCACGGAACTACGGCCGGAGCTGCTCTTTCTCGATATCCAGATGCCGCGCCTGAGTGGCTTCGATGTGTTGGAGGAGCTACCATCCGATCCTGCGCCAGCAGTGATCTTCACCACGGCCTACGACACGCATGCGGTCCGGGCCTTTGAAGTGAGTGCAGTGGACTACCTGCTGAAGCCGTTCAAGGCATCGCGTTTCAAGGAAGCGGTGGCCCGGGCCCGCGAGAGGCTGGCATCGGGCTCCGATGGCGGGCTCGCGCAGTTGAAGTCGCACCTGCACGCGGTGGATGGCGGGCCGCGTGTGCTGGTGAAGTCGCCGGAGCGCATCCTCTTCGTCCGCGCCGCAGAGATCGATCATGTCGAGGCGGCGGGAAACTACCTGGTGCTCCATTGCGGGAGCGAGCGGCATATCGTTCGCGAGACCATGGCGGCGATGACAGGGCGCCTGGAGCCAAATGGCTTCATGCGCGTGAGCCGCTCGGCCATCATCAATCTCTCCCGTCTGCGGGAGGTGCAGCCGATGGGAGCGGGGAGCTATTGCGTGATCCTGAAGTCCGGTGCACGCGTGGACATGACGGCTCCGCTCCGTGATCTTCAGGAGCGTCTCGGCGCGGGTTGA
- a CDS encoding LamG-like jellyroll fold domain-containing protein: MKPTPGTPGCAAVALVGSLFLLATSASHGQLTVSDSVQTYATLTNTAVTVTGKSELHITGTSNPIAGSTINLNSEDSWLWFDNLRPTTADDYLSQIKVNGATAVHGTNVRVVQYGNGTVITPFTNAVQPLQTFTDPKFSGDSKSYSLYTYYDSAAELGVMNRNISSFKLKRGYMATFGTQTNGTGISKVYIAQDHDLTIANMPANLDNAVQFVRVFPWRWVSKKGSCDVSADVLNAAWFYNWNNDQNSTLNWEYVPIRQQRYWPSLPTAKTSITHLSGFNEPDNSVEDSYTSLDNGSRDSAIAAWPELLATGLRVGSPACTDGGRWWLYEFMDKANAAGLRVDYITIHFYQCGQSAASLKSFLQEIWDRYHKPIWLTEFNNGANWTGCGDPTTDQNATAIGNFIDMMDDTPWIERYAVYSNVEWQRNMTWDARFDGGSGLTPAGIVYRDQKSPIGYLQESYPMGVKRGVVQLTLDGNTKDTSGYDNRGVCYGVPTYTAGQHGQALDFNGSNNHVELPPAIANTNAFTFAAWVNWDGGAANQRIFDFGNDTTQFFFLSPNVGGEMRVGLRNGSGTTGSIATSALPSGSWQHVAVTMQGSTARIYLNGVQQVQGTLSDPALSGTMQNYLGKSQWAADPLFNGKLDDVTIADSAMSADQIAALMANTLPPFAAHWQGDVDGSWSTNNAGNTNWVTAAGGSTDAGQAPAINTAVSFSPGGASPSSTTLGADFTIDSLSVTTPSPVGIGGTHNLTIGATGIEIASSAGPTAINTTGQVNVGVDQTWTNNSANPLTVSSAISGTAELRVTGAGTVALTGTNLTTGNLSIFGGGTVSVPNIASTLGTMTRVGMGGGGLEGKLVYTGSGETSGRVLTFQGGFGTPGMILDQSGTGLLKFTSNTASIASVAKTLTLQGSSSGAGEFAGIIANGSTTTSLTKAGSGIWTLSATNTYTGTTALNAGTLAIANNAALGTSTLDFRGGAIQSSDASTRTIANAISVSADAIFSGTGNLLFTGAANAGSLPKAFIVNNARTELSGVLSGSGARSKAGFGKLVLSGVNTYTGATTVSAGTLEVNGSLAVGTAVTVANGAVLTGTGSVKGSTAFANGSRFGWSLASNSATAGKLTAAAVTVTSGAGVNLTFNGPGSTIDFTDAFWTQSHNWQVLASTGMTGAFALSTVTTDSAGHSAATAGSFYLQQTSGGLKLFFSPIGSLPPSAPSGLTTSIMPGGVTLAWNSVVDAAGYNVLRSTHAGGPYEIVATDIVGSSYTDRAVANGTPYYYVIVAVSPNGESPPSAEIVATPHLPSVIDKADNATDLSLAASWSGGVAPSPFDTARWSGLAGANFVLTGSDLRWSGLTIGDTAGAVTIGSGNTLTLGQGGIDMSSATQNLTISSTLVLGAGQSWKVATGKTFTLVGSPLRSPGATLLVDKSTFTGTVTAALPVTDGITGPWSMVKSAGTSANGAAGGFTFATVSGGNVVPYTSATPLTTGLWTAPGANTVNYDVSGATLNMGVSRVAKTLRYTGAAATTYTVNSGATLTVNGMLNAGGGLWTYNPGVIIGSSGNNELVLGSGTAGLALTGIIANGPAASSVTVAGQGTVTLSGANTYTGGTYVSSGKLVASPTALNSGPITIQSAGTLTFNGNNLTSTSAVSGSGAILNDTANTIVFTGDHSGFTGSFTHTAGANNTQFNSATSGSPDAAYTITAGELIFALNGNYTVKMGSLASTGGNIRGGNSATGTTTLEVGQLGTNTSIVGNLNNGTTKVIALTKVGTGILTVLGPNNYSGGTTISRGTLMANGTLTGTGTAAVNNGGALAGTGTVSAPVTVAGGGTLSPGNGSGGVLTLAGAVSLQDGSALEIGLGTNSSRLAVGGAFSADGSVTVNLKALAGFGPGTYQLITGATGISETNFTVGTIPAGYACVLTANAGTLSATVAIPPAIPASLTATGDTSEIVLNWTASPSAASYNIKRSTEAGSGYSTISTGVTTANYIDAGLTVGTTYYYVVSAVNTLGESADSNEASALVLSASESWRKQHFGSTEETGDAADAADPDGDGLSNLIEFALGTLPNQSSADTAPEVSVINGKLTITATRNTGAIDVVMTILASDDLTSENWQPIARSAGGSPFTDIIQNLPTGATIQETGTGATRTVQISDIQMTNDPAHPKRFLKLQVER, from the coding sequence ATGAAACCCACCCCCGGAACTCCCGGTTGCGCCGCCGTCGCTCTCGTCGGCAGCCTCTTTCTTCTCGCCACGAGCGCCTCGCATGGCCAGCTCACCGTCTCGGACAGCGTCCAGACCTACGCAACGCTGACGAACACCGCTGTCACCGTCACCGGCAAGTCCGAGCTGCACATCACCGGCACCAGCAACCCGATCGCCGGCAGCACCATCAATCTCAATTCCGAGGATTCATGGCTGTGGTTCGACAATCTACGTCCCACCACCGCCGACGACTATCTCAGCCAGATCAAGGTCAACGGTGCCACCGCAGTGCACGGCACCAACGTGCGGGTGGTCCAGTATGGAAATGGCACCGTGATCACACCGTTCACGAATGCCGTCCAACCCCTCCAGACCTTCACCGATCCCAAGTTCAGCGGCGACTCGAAGTCCTACAGCCTCTACACCTACTACGATAGCGCCGCCGAGCTCGGCGTGATGAACCGCAATATCAGCTCTTTCAAGCTGAAACGCGGCTACATGGCGACCTTCGGAACGCAGACCAACGGCACAGGTATCAGCAAGGTTTACATCGCCCAGGACCACGACCTGACCATCGCCAACATGCCGGCGAATCTCGACAACGCCGTCCAGTTCGTCCGCGTCTTCCCTTGGCGTTGGGTTTCCAAGAAGGGCTCTTGCGACGTCTCGGCCGATGTCCTGAACGCGGCTTGGTTCTACAACTGGAACAACGACCAGAACTCAACGCTCAATTGGGAATACGTCCCCATCCGCCAGCAGCGCTACTGGCCGAGCCTCCCGACCGCCAAGACCAGCATCACCCACCTTTCCGGCTTCAATGAACCGGACAACTCGGTCGAGGATTCCTACACCAGCCTGGACAATGGCTCCCGCGACTCGGCCATCGCCGCCTGGCCCGAATTGCTCGCCACCGGTCTGCGCGTCGGCTCCCCCGCTTGTACGGACGGAGGGCGATGGTGGCTCTACGAATTCATGGACAAGGCCAACGCCGCCGGCCTGCGCGTGGATTACATCACCATCCACTTTTACCAGTGCGGACAGTCAGCAGCGAGTTTGAAGTCCTTCCTCCAGGAAATCTGGGACCGCTACCACAAGCCCATCTGGCTGACCGAGTTCAACAACGGCGCCAACTGGACCGGTTGCGGCGACCCCACCACGGACCAGAACGCCACGGCCATCGGCAACTTCATCGACATGATGGACGATACGCCGTGGATCGAGCGCTACGCCGTTTACAGCAATGTCGAGTGGCAGCGCAACATGACATGGGACGCCCGCTTCGACGGTGGCTCCGGCCTCACCCCTGCCGGCATCGTCTATCGCGACCAGAAGTCGCCCATCGGCTATCTCCAGGAAAGTTATCCCATGGGCGTGAAGCGCGGCGTGGTGCAGCTCACGCTCGATGGAAATACCAAGGACACCTCCGGCTACGACAACCGAGGCGTCTGCTACGGCGTGCCAACCTACACCGCCGGCCAGCATGGACAGGCTCTCGACTTCAATGGATCTAACAATCACGTCGAGCTGCCGCCCGCGATCGCCAATACCAATGCCTTCACCTTCGCCGCCTGGGTCAACTGGGACGGCGGCGCAGCCAACCAGCGCATCTTCGATTTCGGTAACGACACCACCCAGTTCTTCTTCCTGTCGCCAAATGTCGGCGGCGAAATGCGTGTTGGATTGAGAAACGGCTCCGGCACCACCGGCAGCATCGCGACTTCCGCACTCCCCTCCGGAAGCTGGCAGCACGTCGCCGTCACCATGCAGGGCAGCACCGCACGGATCTACCTCAATGGTGTGCAACAGGTGCAAGGCACGCTTTCCGACCCGGCCCTGTCCGGCACCATGCAGAACTATCTCGGCAAGAGCCAATGGGCCGCCGATCCGCTCTTCAACGGCAAGCTCGATGACGTCACGATCGCCGACTCCGCCATGAGCGCCGACCAGATCGCCGCGCTGATGGCGAATACCCTCCCGCCATTCGCCGCCCACTGGCAGGGCGATGTGGACGGCAGTTGGAGCACGAACAACGCCGGCAACACCAACTGGGTCACCGCTGCGGGTGGCTCGACCGATGCCGGACAAGCGCCCGCCATCAATACCGCGGTGAGTTTCTCTCCCGGTGGCGCCAGCCCATCCAGCACCACCTTGGGCGCTGACTTCACCATCGACAGCCTCTCCGTCACGACACCATCGCCCGTCGGCATCGGCGGCACTCACAACCTCACGATCGGTGCCACTGGCATCGAGATCGCAAGCAGCGCAGGCCCCACCGCCATCAATACCACCGGGCAGGTAAACGTGGGAGTCGATCAAACGTGGACGAACAACTCGGCGAACCCGCTCACCGTGAGCAGCGCCATCTCCGGCACCGCCGAATTGAGAGTCACCGGCGCTGGCACGGTCGCCCTCACCGGCACCAATCTCACCACCGGCAACCTTTCGATCTTCGGCGGCGGCACGGTGAGCGTGCCAAACATCGCCAGCACACTCGGCACCATGACTCGCGTCGGCATGGGCGGCGGAGGCCTCGAGGGAAAATTGGTCTACACCGGCAGCGGTGAGACATCGGGCCGGGTCCTAACCTTCCAAGGTGGCTTCGGCACTCCCGGCATGATCCTCGATCAGTCCGGCACCGGACTGCTGAAGTTCACCTCTAATACCGCCTCTATCGCCAGCGTCGCCAAAACGCTCACCTTACAGGGATCCTCCAGCGGTGCCGGTGAATTCGCCGGCATCATCGCCAATGGCAGCACCACTACTTCTCTGACAAAGGCAGGCTCCGGCATCTGGACGCTATCCGCCACCAATACCTACACCGGCACCACGGCACTGAATGCCGGCACCCTCGCCATCGCCAACAACGCCGCCTTGGGAACGAGCACCCTCGACTTCCGTGGCGGAGCCATCCAGTCGTCGGATGCCTCCACACGCACGATCGCCAATGCAATTTCGGTCAGCGCGGACGCTATCTTCAGCGGCACCGGCAACCTGCTCTTCACCGGCGCAGCCAATGCCGGCAGCCTTCCAAAAGCATTCATCGTGAACAATGCCCGCACCGAGCTCAGCGGCGTGCTGAGCGGCAGCGGCGCACGCTCGAAAGCGGGCTTCGGCAAGCTGGTGCTGAGCGGCGTGAATACCTACACCGGTGCAACCACCGTCAGCGCTGGCACCCTCGAGGTAAATGGTTCACTGGCCGTGGGCACCGCCGTCACTGTGGCGAATGGCGCCGTGCTCACCGGCACCGGCAGCGTGAAGGGCAGCACCGCCTTCGCCAATGGCTCCCGCTTCGGATGGTCGCTCGCTTCTAACAGCGCCACCGCCGGCAAACTTACCGCGGCAGCCGTCACCGTCACCAGCGGTGCGGGCGTGAACCTCACCTTCAATGGTCCGGGCAGCACCATCGATTTCACCGATGCATTCTGGACGCAGAGCCACAACTGGCAGGTGCTGGCGAGCACCGGCATGACCGGGGCCTTCGCCCTATCCACGGTCACCACCGATTCCGCAGGCCATTCCGCCGCGACGGCCGGAAGCTTCTACCTTCAGCAAACCTCGGGCGGCTTGAAGCTGTTCTTCTCCCCCATCGGCTCGCTGCCGCCCTCGGCTCCATCGGGCCTCACTACCTCGATCATGCCCGGCGGTGTCACGCTTGCTTGGAATTCCGTGGTGGATGCCGCCGGTTATAATGTCCTACGTTCCACCCATGCTGGCGGCCCCTACGAGATCGTCGCCACCGACATCGTCGGCTCCAGCTACACCGACCGCGCCGTCGCCAATGGCACGCCCTACTACTACGTGATCGTCGCGGTGAGCCCGAACGGCGAAAGCCCGCCAAGCGCCGAAATCGTCGCAACCCCACACCTCCCGTCGGTGATCGACAAGGCGGACAACGCCACCGATCTCAGCCTCGCCGCGAGCTGGTCAGGCGGTGTAGCCCCCAGCCCCTTCGATACCGCCCGCTGGAGCGGCCTCGCCGGCGCAAACTTCGTTCTAACAGGTTCCGACCTCCGCTGGAGCGGCCTCACCATCGGCGACACCGCCGGCGCGGTCACCATCGGCTCGGGCAATACGTTGACACTCGGCCAAGGTGGCATCGACATGAGTTCTGCCACGCAGAATCTCACCATCTCCTCCACCCTGGTGCTCGGCGCCGGCCAATCGTGGAAGGTGGCCACCGGTAAAACCTTTACCCTCGTCGGAAGCCCCCTCCGCAGCCCGGGCGCCACGCTCCTCGTCGACAAGAGCACCTTCACCGGCACCGTGACCGCCGCACTGCCGGTCACCGACGGAATCACTGGACCGTGGTCGATGGTGAAAAGCGCGGGCACCTCGGCCAATGGCGCGGCCGGAGGCTTCACCTTCGCCACTGTCAGCGGCGGCAACGTCGTTCCCTACACCTCAGCCACTCCACTAACCACCGGACTGTGGACAGCCCCGGGAGCGAACACGGTCAACTACGACGTCTCCGGCGCCACCCTGAACATGGGCGTCAGCCGCGTGGCAAAGACCCTGCGCTACACCGGCGCCGCCGCCACCACTTACACCGTAAACTCCGGCGCGACCCTAACGGTGAATGGCATGCTGAACGCAGGCGGCGGACTCTGGACCTACAATCCCGGAGTGATCATCGGATCATCCGGTAATAACGAGCTGGTTCTCGGATCAGGCACCGCCGGACTTGCGCTGACCGGCATCATTGCCAATGGCCCAGCCGCCAGCTCAGTCACCGTCGCAGGACAAGGCACCGTCACGCTTTCCGGAGCGAACACCTACACCGGAGGAACCTACGTCAGCTCGGGCAAACTGGTCGCCTCCCCCACCGCGCTCAATAGCGGCCCCATCACCATCCAGAGTGCCGGCACGCTCACCTTCAATGGCAACAACCTGACGAGCACCAGCGCCGTGTCCGGCTCCGGAGCGATCCTCAACGACACCGCGAATACGATCGTCTTCACCGGTGACCACTCCGGCTTCACCGGCAGCTTCACCCACACCGCAGGTGCCAATAACACCCAGTTCAACTCGGCCACCTCCGGCAGCCCGGACGCCGCCTACACCATCACTGCCGGCGAATTGATCTTCGCTCTCAACGGCAACTACACGGTGAAGATGGGCTCGCTGGCCAGCACCGGCGGAAACATCCGCGGCGGAAACAGCGCCACCGGCACCACCACCCTAGAAGTGGGCCAACTGGGCACAAACACGTCGATCGTCGGCAACCTCAACAACGGCACCACCAAGGTCATCGCCCTCACGAAAGTGGGCACCGGCATCCTGACCGTCCTCGGCCCTAACAACTACTCCGGCGGCACCACGATCAGCCGCGGCACATTGATGGCCAACGGCACCCTAACCGGCACCGGCACAGCTGCCGTCAACAATGGTGGCGCGCTCGCAGGCACAGGCACCGTAAGCGCACCAGTCACCGTAGCAGGCGGCGGCACCCTGTCTCCCGGCAACGGCAGCGGCGGTGTGCTCACCCTCGCCGGCGCCGTGTCGCTGCAAGATGGCAGCGCCTTGGAAATCGGACTCGGCACCAATTCCAGCCGGCTCGCCGTGGGTGGAGCCTTCTCCGCGGACGGCAGCGTCACCGTGAACCTGAAGGCCTTGGCCGGCTTCGGCCCCGGAACCTATCAGCTCATCACCGGAGCCACCGGCATCAGTGAAACGAATTTCACCGTCGGCACAATCCCCGCCGGTTACGCCTGTGTGCTCACAGCGAACGCTGGCACCTTGTCAGCCACCGTAGCCATTCCCCCCGCCATCCCAGCCTCCCTAACCGCGACCGGCGACACGTCGGAGATCGTATTGAATTGGACCGCTTCGCCATCAGCCGCCAGCTACAATATCAAGCGCTCGACCGAAGCAGGCAGCGGCTATTCAACCATCTCCACCGGCGTCACCACTGCCAACTACATCGACGCGGGCCTCACCGTGGGCACCACCTACTACTACGTCGTGTCCGCAGTGAATACGCTCGGAGAAAGCGCCGATTCAAATGAAGCAAGCGCCCTCGTCCTCAGCGCCAGCGAATCGTGGCGCAAGCAACACTTCGGCTCGACCGAGGAAACCGGCGACGCGGCCGACGCGGCCGATCCCGATGGCGATGGCCTGTCCAACCTGATCGAATTCGCCCTCGGCACCCTTCCGAATCAGTCATCAGCAGACACCGCACCTGAAGTCTCCGTTATCAATGGCAAGCTGACGATCACCGCGACCCGCAATACCGGAGCGATCGATGTAGTGATGACGATTCTCGCAAGCGACGACCTCACATCGGAGAACTGGCAACCCATCGCCCGCAGCGCCGGTGGTTCTCCCTTCACGGACATCATCCAGAATCTTCCCACCGGAGCCACGATTCAGGAAACTGGCACCGGAGCCACCCGCACGGTGCAAATCAGTGACATCCAAATGACCAACGATCCGGCGCATCCCAAGCGCTTCCTCAAGCTTCAAGTCGAGCGTTGA
- a CDS encoding metallophosphoesterase, which translates to MKRRHFLGTAAAILPGAALAADEPAVAEAQAPLLRFGLIADAQYADADQEGERHYRSTPEKLKRAVEIIRAAKPEFTLQLGDFIDRDFKSFDTMLPIIKELGHPVYHLLGNHDYSVADTEKSRVVATLGMPHDYYTFRSGNIRIVMLDTNSISTYKYPANTPSATAAAEQLKALEATGQPGAKPWNGGASTPQLEWLDRELTAADVAKERVILCGHHPLIPADMHQLWNHEAVLAVIDKHPSVVAWFNGHNHAGDFVERKGLPYLTFRSMLHQPENTAFSIVDVHADRIVITGHGREISRVLKA; encoded by the coding sequence ATGAAACGCCGCCATTTCCTCGGCACCGCCGCAGCCATCCTGCCCGGCGCAGCCCTCGCCGCAGACGAGCCAGCAGTCGCTGAAGCCCAAGCTCCCCTCCTCCGCTTCGGCCTCATCGCCGATGCCCAGTACGCCGACGCCGACCAAGAGGGCGAGCGCCACTACCGCTCCACTCCGGAAAAACTGAAGCGCGCCGTGGAAATCATCCGAGCGGCGAAGCCAGAGTTCACCCTGCAACTCGGCGACTTCATCGACCGCGATTTCAAGTCCTTCGACACGATGCTGCCGATCATCAAGGAACTCGGGCACCCGGTGTATCACCTGCTGGGAAATCACGACTACTCGGTTGCGGACACTGAAAAGTCCCGCGTGGTGGCGACACTCGGCATGCCCCACGACTACTATACCTTTCGTAGTGGCAACATCCGCATCGTGATGCTGGATACCAATTCGATCTCGACCTACAAGTATCCCGCAAACACTCCCTCCGCCACCGCCGCGGCAGAGCAGCTGAAAGCCCTCGAAGCCACCGGCCAGCCCGGCGCGAAGCCGTGGAACGGCGGAGCATCCACCCCGCAGCTCGAGTGGCTCGACCGCGAACTCACCGCCGCCGACGTCGCCAAGGAGCGAGTGATCCTCTGCGGCCACCATCCTCTGATCCCCGCAGACATGCACCAGCTCTGGAACCACGAGGCCGTCCTCGCCGTGATCGACAAGCACCCCAGCGTCGTCGCGTGGTTCAATGGCCACAACCACGCCGGTGACTTCGTCGAACGCAAGGGCCTCCCCTACCTGACTTTCCGCTCAATGCTTCATCAACCGGAGAACACCGCATTCTCCATCGTCGACGTCCACGCCGACCGCATCGTCATCACCGGCCATGGCCGGGAGATTTCGCGCGTGCTGAAGGCCTGA